The genomic DNA gagtcgtcAATATAAGGTAAGCATTTGTCATTAAATTCATCTTTTCAAAAAGGAATAACAACTAACAtaccacaatgattttaaacaaatggtaaattaatattaaaatgtggaATGAAAGAAACCAAGAGTCACGTTGTCTCTGTTATGCAACAACAATTTACTTCAGATCAATAACATTACAATCAATAAGCAAGTCAGATCCCAGCAAGAGCAGCTGAGTGCTCTCAGTGTGAAGTGTGGGGATCCAAAGACAAACTGATGGTGAATAATAAGCAGAAGGAGAAAGGATCTTTAAATGACATCTGAAGGTAAAAACTGGACCAGAAGTGAAGTTACAGTTTCTTATTGTAATGTGAATGGAGTCAGAAAAGAATGGATTATATGTATTACAGACACTCTAATTGTTTTATAATGTCACAAActgtcaaatatttaaaaatcagaaTGTAATTAATACTTCTCATCTGctgtttacaaacacaaacatcatTTTGACTAGAAGCTTAGAGTCTGATCTTTGGAAAGACTCTCCTCACATGTTTCAATAATCTGAACCAAAAGAACTACAGCAGAAGATGTTTAAAGATGTAAAATCCATGGACCATTTATGAAAAAAGTCTTCAAAAGATGGATGTTAGTCTCCATCACTAAAACTCTCTGTGTTTATTATGGATCCCAAAACTTTGCTGTGGAATAATAACGATGAAAACCGAACCCAGCGTAGAGCGGCTGAGTGAAGGTGGTGTGGACGGTGTGTAGGAGGGTCACGGTGTCAGAGACGCTGTAGAAGGCCAGTGTTCCTTCATCGTGATCCACATACACTCCTATTCTGGAGCAGGATGGGGCTGAGATCTCAATCGCAATGTTGTTGtgcaagaaagagaaagaggaagaacaCTGCAGACTCCAGGACTGATCATTACCTCCAAACCAAGCATCCTTGTCTCTTCCTGCCCTGTAGATACTTTTATAGGAGACTGAAATGTAAATACAACCCTGACTGCTCCAACTaacctcccagtaacagcgtcctCTGACACTCTGCTTACTCAGAACCTGCCACAAGCTCTGAAATCTATCTGTATGATCAGGGTAGGACTGGGAACTCCGCTCACACCTGGCCACTGTGTTGTTCTCTGACAGCCTGATAAACTGATGAGCTGTGTTGGGATCCAGAGACAGACGACGGAAATCTACAAAAACAACAAGTAGAGTGCAGTTTTATATtacttaattattattttattctttttattttatgctCTGTTGTGGCTATACATCTAGTAACTAttccaaacacagacaaaacttAGATCGTGATTTGATTGTAAAGCTTAAAGCACCCAGGCCCtaaacccagaaaaaaaaaaattctgaatttaatttgttattgtgtttgttGCAGGGATTACAGATTTCATAGATGAGAAGTGAGGAATGCTGTATTTCAATGAAAATATCTCATGTAGATGCccccatgatttttttttatttaattttttttaatgaaaattagTCTTTTtagtaccactttaaaataagactacactcataaaggtttataaattgtttaaaagCCGGTTTATTACATGcttattaattatgttgtaaacactttaaaaattgtAGGAAGTGCAACAGTTGCCTCTTTTTTGTCTAACACTGAAGGTGTTAGAAAACTTACTAAAAATGTCAGTGTAAATAATAAGCCAAAACCTGAggatgtgaatttagtcatttcacatgatAAAGTACACCATATTatcattaaaacataaaaaaaaaacactagttTTCTTGgtgattaattcattaaatggttaaacctaTTAACAACAGCTGACGGGGTTAATGTCAACTGATGGGGGCAGTCCATAAGGTCAGTATtcagcaagatctgaggtttaactgtagacGGATGTGGGTTCAGTTTTTGGCAGACAACTTCACCGTTACCATTTCTGTCTATTACAACTTACTTTCAATGTATTAATAACATAATTAATGACTATTAATtaacagattttaaaccattcaAAAGTGGGACTGTCTAATGACTTCAAAtacaaaatgattaaaatcGCAATACAGTTTTTTTAGAATGAaattttcatttgtgtgtgtgtgtgtgtgtgtgtgtgtgtttcacataCACTGAAGAAGATCTTCTCTGGTATTTGGTCCAGTGAATACAATCTGAATAGATTCAGCTGTGGAGACAAAACATGAAATGTAGTAAaaagtaatataaatataacagcAGTATAATTATGTGATAATACAGTTTAGAGGTTAACCCATTCAGgtggaaatctctctctctctctctctctctctctctctctctctctctctctctgtgtgtgtttctgtgtggctGTGATGTGTACATTTCTCTGAGAGATCTTGCAGATTGTGTTTCAGACTCCGAAGATTTAAAGCTGAAACACTAAAAGGTGGAGTGCTGTGTCCTCAAGCTAAAGAGGATTACATTTTACACACCTCATTTCACCCTGCCAatgataaaacacacatttccaacAGTACATTCCACATCAGGACACTCTTACCATGTTCAGAGACACTGTTAAGACTCTCTTTACAGAATTCCTCCACTTGGTATTTCAGACCAGAGAGATATTTCTTCACTCCGTCAAACGAGAGAGGTCGACTGATGGTGATGTTGGAGTTGTCCTCAATTTCAGAAAAGTCAAATAGACCCTGGAAACTCTACACAAATCcaaatcaatttaaaatgtaaccaATAACTACATTGGGTATATAAAGTGCTACAGATTAAATAAACACGTCAGTGAACAGACACAAGACCCTCTTGCTTATTACTCATAGAAATAAATGCTTGTTGAACATGATGATAAAGTTCCTCTGTGATTCAGACAGTGGTCGTTACCTGGAGGAATTGGAtgtgatcgtctgtgtgtgaaagCTGCTCCAGCTCAGTGTCTCTCCTCTTTAGATCAGAGATCTCCTGCTCCAGTTGTTGAATGTGTTCTTCAGCTCGACTCAGTTCAGACTTCTCCTGAGCTCTGATCAGCTCTGTTACCTCAGAGCGTCTTTCCTCAATGGAGCGGATCAGTTCAGTAAAgatcctctcactgtcctccacCGCTGTCTGTGCAGagctctgttagacacacagcGACCAGATGGAGGTCTGTTTAAAGCTCAACTGTCATTCGCTCTCTTACTGTGTCTCTAGACGTCTTATTGTCCACAGTGTCACTGTCTGAATGGAGGAGAGAGTGACTGAGGGGTGTTCACTACTCACCTTAAGAGTGTTTACAGCCTGTTTCAGCTCCTGCAGCAGCTTCTCTTTCTCCTGGATTCTCTGCTCTGTTTCCCCTCGCACCTCCTTTAACTGACTCTGAGAACAAAGGTATTTTATTCAGACGTCTGTTAATCCTGACAGGTTTCGACTTGTTCGTTACAGTGAGTCAGTCgtaaaacatttctgtaaaactTCCTGATCTGAACTGAAGCAGCTTTAATCCACCAGAGGAAGCATAAATAACACCAGTTTTAGATGATAATACTGACTGATTCTGAAAGACTGCAGCTCTCACCTGTCTCTCAGCTCTCTCTGCTACAGTGGCAACTGTGTCATGGCCTCTGTGTTCGTGCATCGTACACAAATAACAGATGCATGTTTGGTCGGTGCGACAGTAGATCTCGATCAGTTTGTCGTGCTGAGGGCAGATCTTCTCTCTGAGTCGTGTAGAAGGTTTTTCCAGCTTGTGATTTTTCAAAGCAGGAAGCTCCAGATGAGGTTTAATATGAATTTCACAAAGAGAAACTAAACAAATCAGACAGGACTGGACGGCTTTGTGTTTTTCCTCTGTGCAGAAATCACACTCCACATCTCCAGGTCCAGAATAAGCAGGAGAGGCAGCTCGGAgctctgtctcttttttgtTGCTCACCTCATCAGACAGTGTGTTGTTTCTGTCCAGAACAGGCCTCGGAGTGAAAGTCTCTCTGCACTGGGGGCAGCTGTAGACTCCCGTCTGATCCTCCTGATCCCAGCAGTTGTTTATACACACCTTACAGAAACTGTGTCCACAGGGAACAGCCACTGGATCCATCAGCAGATCCAAACAGAATGGACACATGAACTGATCCTGATCGACTGAAATACTGGCCTCTGCCATTGTCCTGCACtcacagactgagagagagcagCACTCTGAGTTCAGTTTCATTTCCTCTGAACTGAGGAGGAGTGGCTTCCTGATTCTGAgtttcagagaaaaaaagagagagtgagagtgagagagagagagagagaggagtgcgATGCCATTACTCAGAAAGAAATAGGCTATAACTGAATGTGCCTACTGACATATGTTTacacatatccggtttacatcatgtttatatccagttaccgtttacagcacaaatacactttaaattgcagtgtctcacattacattgtattgtatcgtactgtattgtactgtagagacattgttttgtatttttcttagccatatcttttgcactttaatgtgtatgcactgttttatgttgcactagatttgtactagttgcactttaatgttgtgtattgttttgtgttctatgtcctttgcactttaatgcgtgtgcactgtttcatgttgcactaactttacactagtcgcactttaatgttgtgtattgtcttatgtagcaccttggtcctggaggaacgctatttcgtttcactgtgtactgtaaacactgtatactgctgaaatgacaataaacttcttgaactcttgaacttgaacttgaacattAGCTAGTTATATGTCATTAAATGAAGATTTAAGATCCTAAAATGTAATTGCCATAAACACTTGATTACACTGAACATTGAATTAGAGCGGGTTAAATTTATCCAATATGTTCTTGAAGATATGGCTCATGAATAGATTTATGATGCACTTAATCACTACTGCAGTCGCAGCAAATAGACAGCATTCATTGGTGCATATTTCTTCTTGGGGAGCGGGACATCGGCGGTTGGTGATACTCTAAAGATGCCCCTGAGAAGCAGCATAAAccataaaacaaaaaacttcCTTTAGAGCTTTAGAATGTGCAAGTGAACAAGCTGCTtttcacatttcaaattgttgaCATTGGACTTAATCACCAGAATAGTGAGTAAAGACCTGTAAATGACCTCTGAAGTCAACACAGGAGCAGGAGTGAAGTTGTAGTACTTGGCATTTTGAATACAGTCAGACGCCTGTAGAGACACCTCTGTGTTTTACACAGATCCAGTCAGAACCAGACACAGTGCAGTGTTtcatttattagtttattaacGCATGAAGAGGATCACCAGCTGTCATTGTACAGATGAATAGGTGAAACTTCTCAGAGAAGCTGAACAACATTTGGGAAAAGCTCACCGAAATCACAGAGCGATGTGTAAATCTGAAACACTTTTAACCCTTAGATGTCTGAAGGATTGTTGCTTTGATCTTTTTAATTCACGTTAGTTGTCTGCAGGTCATTACAAGTTCACATGATTGCATGCACAGTTACATAATGAATTACATGTACCACAATTACAGGCACTCATTACTTTGTAATGTCACACAACatcaaaaatgtgaaaaatcaatGCGAAttgtatatgttttttaaaatcaaaattataaaaatgtccCATCGCCTGTTTACAAAGACAAACATGGTTTTGACTCTCCTCACTTGTTTCAATAAGCTGAGATCTACAGCAGAAGCCATGGGCCATTTATGAACCtattcttcaaaaaaaaaatctccaatAATAAATCCATCACTGatggctatttatttattttattattactatttgcATCAAATAGCCTTGCAGTGAACAGCAGGCAGCCAGAATCCCGAGCCGAGCAGCTGAGTGAAGATGGTGTGGACGGTATGTAGGAGGGTCATTGTGTCAGAGAtgctgtagaaggacagaggtCCACATACACTCCTATTCCATAAAACCACTGTACTTATATCTCCGTGTGTTTTTAGGTTGGACACCATAACGAGGAGCAGTAAAAGTGACGGCATTAGGACTTGTTACCTCAAGAAAGTACCTTAACTTTCCCTTTCCTTGCAAAACAACATCAGTGTTTTTTGGTTCAGGTCGTATGATCTGAACAGATGAAACTGTGGAGACACAACACAATAAAGAATGAACAGCTGGAACACAAAGACTTTTCTGTCCAGATAATAAAGGATGTGCatcagtctgtgaggagttaacTCTGAAACTCTAAAATGTGGAGTGCTATGTCCTCGAGCTGTACAGGATAAGGGTGGTTATACACTAGAAAATGCAAAAGAAGCAGAGTGCAGACACATAGAAATCCACACATTGTCCGTCTAGGAGGTGTGTTCATGGCTGTATCGTTGGCGGAGTTGGGAAAGGTTATAATCACCATCAACAATTCTAATAAAAATACATCCAAATACAAAGCAGTGGGGAACTGTTTCTCACGCTGTGTCAGTCTCTAGTGTGTAGACTCTATAACACTCAACACAGACCTCATTACACCCTGTCACTGACCAAACACAGATTTCCAGCATTGTATTTCGGAACAGGACACTCTCACCTTGTTTAGAGACGGTGTTGAGTTCGTCTTCACAGAATTGTTCCAGTTGCCTTTTCAGTTCAGAGAGAGATTTGCTCACTTCATTAAATGAGAGACATTGACTGATGGTGGCGTCCTTAGATTCAGAAGAGACACAAAGAGCCTGCAGACTCTACAGAAATCAACagcaatttaaaacataaacaatgatAATAAAGTGCTACAGACAAACTACACTCTTCTGTGAACAGACAGCAGAACTTTGTATTAATTTCTGGTGAAAATAAGACATTTTTGAGCATAAGGAACACAGAACATTAAAGAagatggagttcctctgtgATTCAGACAGTGGTCGTTACCTGGAGGAATTGGAtgtgatcgtctgtgtgtgaaagTTCCTCCAGCTCAGTGTCTCTCCTCTTTACATCAGAGATCTCCTGCTCCAGTTGTTGAATGTGTTCTTCAGCTCGACTCAGTTCAGCCTTCTCCTGAGCTCTGATCAGCTCTGTTACCTCAGAGCGTCTTTCCTCAATGGAGCGGATCAGTTCAGTAAAgatcctctcactgtcctccacCACTGTCTGTGCAGagctctgttagacacacagtGACCAGATGGAGGTCAGTTTAAAGCTCAACTGTCATTCGCTCTCTTACTGTGTCTCTAAATGTCTTATTGTCCACAGTGTCACTGTCTGAATGGAGGAGAGAGTGACTGAGGGGTGTTCACTACTCACCTTAAGAGTGTTTACAGCCTGTTTCAGCTCCTGCAGCAGCTTCTCTTTCTCCTGGATTCTCTGCTCTGTTTCCCCTCGCACCTCCTTTAACTGACTCTGAGGATAAAGGAATTCCATTCAAAAGTCTGTGATTTATGAGAAGATGGGCATTGCCTACTCAAATATTCACTGAGAGGTTCAAATACAAACCCTATTTCCAGAAAATCTGGGACATTttgttaaatgaaataaaaaaaacaatctgttgttttaaatgttttcttccAGCTTCACCTAACTGACCAAAGTACacagaaaatgtttaaatatttacaaattctgtaaatattttgaacaaattcaaaatataaacagattCTGAAGTGtatgcctgcaacacacaccaaaacattTGGGAgcaaaatagtaataaataaaagtaaaactttAACAGAAAATTCACATCACACTGTTTTGAAACATTACACTAAAAGCAGGTGAATGTAAAAAGTATAAAAGGTGCATCCACCAAAAGATCAGATGTTGAAAGCAAAAATAGGCCATTGAGATCATGCCAAACTTtatcaaataattattaaatacatttttcaatgcAGAACTGCAAAGAATTTAGGTCATTTTCCATCTACTGTGCTTAATCTAGTGTAAGGCTGGACACCAGTATTGAATAAGTGTGACCTctgagccctcagatggcactgcatgagAAACTGTTATGACTAgtgataaatatatattggaAGAACTTCAACAACTGTTGTGACTTAACACCTCAGCATGGTTGATAAATTTCTATTCACACTGAGGCAAATATTGAACTTATAGAGATATATGCTTTCAAAGTATTCTGGGAAgttcatggttatttcagcatgACAATGCCAGGGCTCATACAAAAACATAGCTTTTTGGACACAGAGCGCAGATGCAGATCTCTTTCCTATGGCATAACATGAAGAAACAGCTCTGGCAACGGTGACCATGAATTGCTGGATATCTGGAATCTTGTATCAAGCAAGAAATTCATTGCAAAATTTTAACAGCAAGTATCCTcagcttctaaatgattaaatagtgtaatttaaagaaaatagTATGTAACACAGAGGAAAACACGGCCTCTATCTACTTTTTAGgagtatgtttatatttacaaacttAAATAAAGTTGTAAAGTTTCTGAAACACTGCAGTTATCACCTGTCTCTCAGCTCTCTCTGCTACAGCTGCCACTGTGTCATGGCCTCTGTGTTCGTGCATCGTACACAAATAACAGATGCACGTTTGGTCGGTGCGACAGTAGATCTCCATCAGTTTGTCGTGCTGAGGGCAGATCTTCTCTTGGAGTCGTGTAGTAGCTTTGACCAATTTGTGATTTTTCAAAGCAGGAAGCTCCAGATGAGGTTTAATGTGAATTTCACAAAGAGAAACTAAACAAATCAGACAGGACTGGACGGCTTTGTGTTTCCTCCCGGTGCAGAAATCACACTCCACATCTCCAGGTCCAGCGTAACAGTGAGCAGGAGAAGTTGATCTGAGCTCTGTCTTCTTCAGTTTCTCCACCACTTGAGCTATAACATTGTTTCTGCGTAGAACAGGCCTCGGAGCGAAGGTCTCTCTGCACTGGGGGCAGCTGTAGACTCCCGTCTGATCCTCTTGATCCCAGCAGTTGTTAATACACACCTTACAAAAACTGTGTCCACAGGGAACAGTCACTGGATCCTTCAGCagatccaaacagactggacaCACGAACTGATC from Hoplias malabaricus isolate fHopMal1 chromosome 7, fHopMal1.hap1, whole genome shotgun sequence includes the following:
- the LOC136701567 gene encoding E3 ubiquitin-protein ligase TRIM16-like — protein: MAEASISVDQDQFMCPFCLDLLMDPVAVPCGHSFCKVCINNCWDQEDQTGVYSCPQCRETFTPRPVLDRNNTLSDEVSNKKETELRAASPAYSGPGDVECDFCTEEKHKAVQSCLICLVSLCEIHIKPHLELPALKNHKLEKPSTRLREKICPQHDKLIEIYCRTDQTCICYLCTMHEHRGHDTVATVAERAERQSQLKEVRGETEQRIQEKEKLLQELKQAVNTLKSSAQTAVEDSERIFTELIRSIEERRSEVTELIRAQEKSELSRAEEHIQQLEQEISDLKRRDTELEQLSHTDDHIQFLQSFQGLFDFSEIEDNSNITISRPLSFDGVKKYLSGLKYQVEEFCKESLNSVSEHAESIQIVFTGPNTREDLLQYFRRLSLDPNTAHQFIRLSENNTVARCERSSQSYPDHTDRFQSLWQVLSKQSVRGRCYWEVSWSSQGCIYISVSYKSIYRAGRDKDAWFGGNDQSWSLQCSSSFSFLHNNIAIEISAPSCSRIGVYVDHDEGTLAFYSVSDTVTLLHTVHTTFTQPLYAGFGFHRYYSTAKFWDP
- the LOC136701568 gene encoding E3 ubiquitin-protein ligase TRIM47-like, whose product is MAEASISVDQDQFVCPVCLDLLKDPVTVPCGHSFCKVCINNCWDQEDQTGVYSCPQCRETFAPRPVLRRNNVIAQVVEKLKKTELRSTSPAHCYAGPGDVECDFCTGRKHKAVQSCLICLVSLCEIHIKPHLELPALKNHKLVKATTRLQEKICPQHDKLMEIYCRTDQTCICYLCTMHEHRGHDTVAAVAERAERQSQLKEVRGETEQRIQEKEKLLQELKQAVNTLKSSAQTVVEDSERIFTELIRSIEERRSEVTELIRAQEKAELSRAEEHIQQLEQEISDVKRRDTELEELSHTDDHIQFLQSLQALCVSSESKDATISQCLSFNEVSKSLSELKRQLEQFCEDELNTVSKQVSSVQIIRPEPKNTDVVLQGKGKLRYFLEVTSPNAVTFTAPRYGVQPKNTRRYKYSGFME